The genomic window TGATATCAAGAACGACTTTATATTTGATTATCAGAAATGTTTAAATGACGAGTATAGTTCCACATCATTTTTTCCCCTTGTTTAACATGAAGATGAAGCAGCAAGCTATGTGCTGATTACACTAGCGCTGGTGTGCTACTGCCTACTCATATTATTACATCAAGGGACCAGATGCCTTTCTTGTATTTGGCCAAAATCTCCTTCAGATTTGTTTTTTAGGTTGACACTGTCAAGGGTTACCATCATCAGATACAAAATGCTGTTCACGATGTATATGTCTCTTCAGCAGATTTTGTGGGAAAATCTGGGCTGTAATCATGTTGGGACATGGTTAGTTTTCAGCATgtctcctgcttatttagattttcaGCGCCCTACTGTGTACAGACTACTAGATTGGTACCACAATTTCTTGATGCGAAGAAGTCAATGTTATTTTTGTGAGATGTTTAGTGGTTGGCTAGTCCACTAAGTTCTTTTAAGCATGTTTTTCAGGGTTTGGATACACCGACCCCTAACTTGATAGTAGGTCGCGGCGTGAACATGGTGAGTACTCATGTTGCTTGGCTGTTTGAAGTTTTATCTTATTGAACTTTTAGCAGTGATGTTCTATATTTGCATTCTCTATTTGACCATACCACTAGATGTGGAGTGTCAATATGTTGGTAATGATGTAAATCCTTTGTATGTACAAATATAAGCTAATGTATGACTGTTAGAACTTCACTTGTAGTTGTTATGCTAAAGTGCTATTTGGATACACCCATTTATCAAGAAATGTTGAAGCGTTTTTTTATAGAGTCTCTCTAGAGTATTTTTCTGAACtctattttttttttctgtttaagtTCTTGAGGAGTAGATAGAACCAAGCCACATTTGAATTCCATAAATTCTTTGTGACAGCTTTAGCACTAAAAACCATTGTGTTTGAATGATATTACTTATTACCTGTACCAGTAAACTTCATTGGTTTTCCTTCCATTGTGATTACTTCTGCTGTGGAAAATTTGTACTGAAGGGCTTCCAATCGTTAACCTACCTGCTGAGTGAGCTGATTGCTGAGACCTTGTTTAATGACAGATTGGAGAGTATGAAGAAACGGTCGGCACATATTATTTATTTTCGGAAAGTGGTAAGTGTTTGCACTGATAACATACCTCTGCTCCTCTTTCTTTGTTAAGTGTTTAATATGAAATGATCTTGTTTGCACACAACCCCCCCTCCTCCATTGAACTTGTCAGAAAGGCAGGCTAACATTGCCATTCATTAGGAGCTCATTACTCCTTCCGTGCACCCTAATGTGATTTTTTCAGTGCATTCATTTGCTGTTTCAATGTGTTCCTTCTCAGATGCTCCATCAAAACCAGTTCATGATCGGACTGTACCTCTCAAAGTAAATAAGGACAAGCTAGGCAGCAGTTGTAAGGAAGGACCATCCAAGGAGGTGAAACATCTCGCAAGCGTTCAAAAGATCCTCAAATTCCAGTCGATCAACGAGGATCATCATGAGCACAGAGCATATCAGCATAAGGATAAGGAGTTCTCCTTTGACCCTTCAAATAGAATGTAAGGATGATACTTCCTAATTTTAATTGCCCACCAGCATTCTCTATTTTGACGTAACTTGCAATATGAGAGTCTGCTGATTATTATCCTCTCTTTCTGAATTTTCAATCTTCTAAAAATCTGCATGATGGAGATCTTGGCTCTCTATGAACTCATGCAACACTATCTAAAACCTGAAAAACACCTAGTTCCCTCCCGTTTACAAATAGTCGACGTTTGGACATACCTTGAGTCATTTAAAAAACTTgaactccctccgtaaagaaatataagagcgtttagatcactaagtaGTTGCCATTCTTGCTTTCAAAATGGTTGCCTCAGAAATATTTTCAGAATATTACAATTTTGGGGGTTTTATGGATAAACTGTAGTAGAAATTATTGGTTAGAGTTAAATTTTGAAGGCCATGCCAATGTCCAAATCATCACTTTGTGAAACCAGGGGAGCCTGTGAAGCCATTCTGTACTTTGTTTAGACCCGAGAAGTCATCCAGTACTTGAGTTTGAAAAGTCATTGCCCTCTGTTACCTTGGCACCGCTAGATCATCTATCCTCATGGGCAGTCAAGCGGATCTGAACTCCCAAAATCTCCTTAAGCATCAAGGCCGGAATCTGATAGTGGTTCCCAAGCAGGAGTACCACCGTTTACCACTTGCAACATACGGTACAAGGCTAAACAACAAGGAATGCTTCTCCCGCACACCAAAATGGAGTGTTTCGAAGCTCTTCCAACTTTTCTTTGCACAAGGCTAAAAAAACTTTTCTTTGCATAAACCTCAAGGCACAATTGGGTAGTTAACGCTAGTGTGGTCACTTAATTATAACGGCTTGAAGCCCATATCCAGACCCGACCCACGATCCCTTACATTGTCCTTCTTCTCTTGCGCCACCACCACACCCTCCTCTCTTGGGCTCCCGAAAACCCTTGCGTGCACAACTGCTGCTGGATGGCACACCGGTTGTATGTCTCCGTCCAGGATGTTCAGCCCATCCTTCCGGGATATGCAGCCGGAGTATGTTAACTCTTTCACCGCTCATGTACATCATGCTCATTGGCTACTACAAGGTAATGAAATTCACTTCTTTTGTGAACCATCTCTTACCTGAAGTAGCACCAATGTGGTTATGTCGGGCACAACTGCAAAAGCAAGTTTGCAGCTCATCGTCTTGCTCGTGGTAACCACTTGAACTGGGAGGGTTGGGACAAGATTGGTGCTTATGAAGTTCATCTCTTAGTTTGCCAACGTTGGTGCTAAACCAGAAGCAGGTGGTAACCACATTGGATGTGTGCTTATGTTGAGGCCAACTAAGAGATGAACTTCATTTTTTATTACTGAGCGGTAGGAGACAGGAGGTCATGCTGAAATAAATTGAACAAAGAACAAGAGTTTGACCAAATGAAGCAGACAGAGTGAGGCAAGCAATGCCggtaagggcatcttcaacagtttgtatgttagcttgttggtaaaatatgtcatgtcatcaaccaacaccttAACATACAACAACTCCAATGGGTTGTATCTAGTTTGTCCAATAGGATGTGAAATAATAAATAAGgtgctctctcattctacattggagcttgtgcaaggggtattggttcatgtacatacaaccttcctctcttccctcatttattgtatgacacatcatcaaaaatcctatgtggcaaagtctaccaataactatcttacaaccattggagatgccctaaagagCAGAATGCTAGCAATTGCAACAGAAGGCAATAAAGGCACCATcctatgtttttaaggcggtaaggcgatCTAAGGCGCTGGGGGGGCGCCTTATCGCCTAGGCGACGCCTAAGCGCCTAAGGCGGACGCCTAAGCGCCTAAGGCGGGCATATTTGTAAGGCGCTGGCGGGGCGCCTTATCGCCTAAGCGTCGCCTAAGCGTCCAAGGCGGGACGCCTTAAAAACAGAGGCACCATCATTGCCTAGACCAATGAGATCGCTTGAGATGAAAGCTCTGCACTAGCATTTTTATTGTTTGAGAACATGTCAATACTCAATAGTTGTACACAAGAACTtggtatatatatatcatatggAAAGTACATGTGAATAAAAAACTGTATATcctgaaacacacacacacacacattatttgcAGTTGAATAAACCTGGAAAGAAGATAAAAAATCATTTCACGCCCGAACTTTTTCTTCATCTTTTGGTGCTTCATGCGGAATCTCTGTTGGTCTGGCTGTTGCCACATGGGCACTTGTTGGGGAACAACAACACTGCTGCATAGGCTGCAATGTAGGCCAGCACAGGAACGACGAGAGCGATGACAAGGCTGGACGTCTCCCATTCCCTGGTGCTGCCAGCTGCATAGGCCACAAGAAGGCCTAGCATGTCTAGCAAAATGGCTGCATACATTCGCCCCAGTGGCAAGTTGAGGCCTTTCCATGGAAGTAGCAACACAATGACGACAATAGAAGCCATGAACGAAGTGGAGTTGCTATAGAAGAAAGCACGGTACCGGCCTCTGTCGGTGTCATGTAGGATTGAGTTGCCTGCAGTATGCCCGTTGTTGTTGTCCTGCCAGAGGCCACCTGGTGGTTTCAGGCCAGTCTGGTATGTTACACTCGCAGCCAAGACTCCTATCGGCATCAAGTACTCACGAAGGTTCTTTACTTCTGTTCCTGTGTCTGTGTGGCTGGCAGTGTCCACTTTCCCGGAAGACTCACTGGTGCTGCCTTCTTGCCCAGAGGACACTTTTACTGGAGCAGACGTGGGCCTCCCTTTATAACTTATGACCACCTGGATGGTCAAGAATGCAAGCACTGCAGCAACTAAAATGAACACATAGATGGAGGTTCGCAGATGGCGGGAGCTTCCAGCAGCATAGGCACCCATGAGGCCAAACATGCCCACCACCGTGCACACATAGAGTGCGTAACACCTTATGCCCGGCTTGTATAGGGTGGGGTTCACCAGAAGAACTATGAGAGTCACAGATGCCATGAAGCTTGCTGCATTGCAGTAGAAGAATGCACTGTAACGGCGTGGGTAGTTATCAAGGAAGACCGGGAACCCCGCATGATGACCAAACTTGTCATCGGCTGACCAGAAGCCACCTGGTGGGGTGAGCCCAGCTTGGTAAGTCAGTGTTGCAGCCAAGATGGCAAGCAGCAGCAGCATGTCACGCCTCTTATCCAACTTATCGGCGTCTTGGTGATCGATGTTATCTTCTAGTGTGAAGAACACTATATGAATCACCACATACACAAGGACGGCACCTGCCAGGGCGACAACATATATGGATGTGGCTAAATCTCTGCCGCTCCCTGCGGAGTATGCAGTGATGAGGCCAAACAAATCCAGTATCATGGCTGCATGCAATATATGGCGCCGGAGTAGAAATTGACACCGGACCATTATGATGACCACCAAGGATGTCACGAAGGCGGCTGAGTTGCTATAGAAGAACACCTTGTACCGAGTGGGATGGGTTGTGAGGAGTACCGGGTCGCCGCCCTTGTGCCCATCCCGGTCATCTGGCCAGAGGCCGCCAGGTGGATCCAGTCCTGCTGAGTAAGTGATGCTCACCACGAGAGTAGCAAGCAACATGACAAGAGAGCGATTCTTTTCCAATAATTTGTCATCTTGTTGCGCACCACTGTCCCTGCTGGTAGTTGCATATATGGATATAAAGTTAAAATTACTTGTATCCAAGAATTGAATTATGTGTGTCAATGATAATTTGCCAAGGAAGCTAGAAATAACAAAAAAAAATACGTGCTCATATACCTGTTCAACATGCCATATATTTTCATGAGCCATCCTGAAGGATTATAGACGCAATACTCCTTCCCCATGGCTCTAGGAATAGCCACCTGTAGAAATATGTATGCAAGAACCGCGCCAGCCAGGCAAACCACATAGATGGTAGCATCAGGCTCCCTGCAGCTTCCTGCAGCATAGGCCCCCACGAGTCCGGTGAGTGCCAGGGCGATGAACCCGTAGAGCGCGATGAAACTTTTAGAGAAGATCTCTCCAGAGAAAGCCTTGTTGGCTCTGGTGATAGCCTTGTTGGCTTCGGTCATAGCCTCGCTGAGCTCCTTGTTCATGAGCAGTACGATGATGAGGAGGGAAGCGACGAAGGCGGTGGTGTTGCACACGAAGAAGGCCTGGTACCGGGCGGAGTAGTGCTCCTGCATGACCGGGTCGCTCACGTGGTGTCCGTCCTGGGTGCTGCCCCAGAACCCGCCGGGTGGGCCCAGCCCGGCCACATACGTGATGGCGACGACGAAGGTCGCTAGAAGCATCAGTACATCATGCTCCTCGGCGCGCCTGTTGGCATCGTGCTCCTTCTCCTTGTTTTGCTTCTCCAGGTCACCGGCCTGCACCTCCTCCTTGTCTTGCTGTTCATGTTGCTTCTTGGGGTCACCCTTGCCTTGCGTTCTCTTGGTCAGCACCCTCACCTGCATCCGCCGGAAGGCGTAGATGACGAAGATGCGCGTGATGTAGGCAAAGACGGCCGAGACCAGCAGCGAGGAGTAGATGGTGGTGAACTTGTCCCGGCAGCTCCCGGCGGCGTAGGCCCCCATGAGGCCGAACAGGTCGAGCACCATGACCGCCCGTAGGACGGTGGCCCACTTCGTCTTCTCATCAAGGAAGACGAGAAGGAGGCACGCCACAAGCGACGCAATAAACGCCGTTGCGTTGCAGTAGTAGAAGGCCAAGTACCGGCGGTAGTGCGTGTCAGGGAGGATGGGGTCACCTACAAGTAGTGATGCCGCAAGAGCCCGGATATATAAAGTAAGCATATCAAGAAAAGATTTACACCAAGTCGCGAACGTCGTGTTTACCTGCGATGTGTGGTCCGCCATGCGTGTCCTCCTGCCAGACTCCCCCCGGCAGGTTGAGCCCCGCCGCGTACGTCACTGTCGCCACCAGGGTGGCCAGCAGCAGAAGGTACTCCTTCAGCTGGTACTCCATTGAAGGAGGCTGCTTGTTGCCCCCAGCCCCGGGCGGCTTATCTGGCTCCCCTGGATTGTGGGTCTGGGATGCTGCTACTTGTTTGATCTCTTGCTGGGCCATATTTGACGGTGGAACTGGAACTGGAGCACGAAGAAGCTAGATGCCTTGAGTCGGCGATGTGAAGCTGTGGTTCCACGTTGAGCTCTTGCCTAGTTTATATAGCTGGGTGGGTGGATGCATATGCATGGCATCACGGTGCCTTGGCTTTGGCATGATGTTTTCCAGGAATCTGCAAGCTGCAGCCTGCTAGTCTTGTTTAAGTATTTGTTCCCTTGCCTTTGTACCAAGCTTGTATGCTGGCAGCTTAACAGGCATCAACCAACCAATGTTCATCTTTTAAATTGTGCACGCATGGGATCTATGCTACTCTATTTGGCCTTCTTTGTTAGTTCAGCTTATCATTCAcattgctgctgcttcttttcctACATAGTACATACCTAGCTACACTTTGGGCTGTAACTACTAACAATCTATTTGTAATGCACACTTTTTTCTCGACAGGTAGAAAACCCCCTTGAAATACGATTATGCATCATCGGCGCCCCCAAGCTGATGTGGCGCCTTGTCATGCCAAAAGGTACGCTTGTGTGAACATGACGGCGGTGCCTGATTTGTGCGACCAAGAAAGACATGGCTAACAGGAAAATGCTTTTCTAGGGACCAGCTGGGAGATGCTTATTCCATCTAGCTGCTTTGCATTAGCTGCACGCCAATACATAAAGAGCAAATTGCATCTTTTTTTTTTTGGTGAAAAGGATCCGGATCTATTAATGAAAGTTTCCCGGAAGTATAAAGCATTTCAAACATAATCCAAATTACATCTATAGTATAACAACTTGGCTCTAGGTTTTATCCCGGTGACTGTATTTAGGAAGGGTGAAAATATGACCATTGGGTTCGCCAAAAGTATTGAATAGTGAAATATTTTTTAGGAagggttttcattttttttcatattCTTTGTTTCTCTTGGTTTCCATTCTACATTTTTTtatatgtcaacaacatttttTTATTACACGTTTAAAATTTTTCcaaatacaaatttaacatttttttaatatacgGTCAACATTTCTTGTACACACATTttaaaacatttttcaaatgtttgttTGACAATTTTGAAATAcaaaattaacattttttaatacatggtcaacattttctatacattttttatatttttaaaatgcttgattaacagttTTCAAATAAAAAGATTTGCATTTTTAgagtacatggtcaacatttttttctatacacatttaacattttgcaaacgcttgattaacatttgtcaaacacttgttcaacattttttcaaatgcttgattaccatttttatatactcccaccgttcctaaatataagcctttatAGAGATCTCAATATTAACTACATACATTTGTATATAGACGTAatttggagtgtagattcacttattttactCCTTATGCAGTCCATATTgcaaaatctctaaaaagatttatatttaagaacggaggaagtacatgatAAAAAATTTCATCATTTTTTTAATAGATGCACATCATTTTTTCTATAGACAGTTAACCTTTCCCAAACGCTTGATtgcattttttaaatacttgtccAACATTTTTTTCAAGTgcttgatgaacatttttatatacatcatTAAAAAATTTATCATTTTTAATTGATGATAAAAAACGTTTCTATACGTGTTCAACATTGTCTGAAtaattgattaacatttttcaaaatacttgttcaacatttttcaaaaaacATTTGTAGAGTGTTCTTTGGAATATATATActtagaatattttaaagtataaatttttttatgaaaataaagcaataaaaacagaaaacgtaaaAAAAGAAAGCAAAGAGGGGCTGTGGCGTCCCGCACATGAGTGCCGCTCCATCTTGCTCGTCCCTTAAGCAAGTCTGAAGCATGACACGCTATATGCGAGATATAAGCGTTTCTTATTTAGCGCTGCAGGCACCGGTTATGGGTCATTGGGCAAGCCAGCACACACTCCCTTCAcgtgttgggccggcccatttcactCTTTATTCTCGTTTGAATATGCAAAAATTGTGCGAGAGAGAGAATCAAACCCGCTAACTGCAGCTTAAGCGTGAACACGCACTAACCAGAGGGGGGGGGGCTGACTACAGGTTGTGATAATCTATATCATTTTCTTTGTTTATACTTTCCCTAGCCGTTCTCTCTactttttaagtttttgagttttTTGTGAACCGTTTTTTtagtttctttctttccttttctcttCCTTTTCTAAATATTTTCCCCCTCTTTTCTTTACTTTTTTTTTCaagttcgatgaacttttttgcgAATCAACGATTTTTTAAAataaattggtgaactttttttttaagtcgatgaactttttttcaaaattgatattTTTCCAAATCGATAAACTTTTTCAAACTggatgatattttttcaaaatggataaacttcttttttgaaaatcgatgaactttttttaaaattcgtTAACTTCTTccaaaatttatgaacttttttcataaataaaactttttttcaaattgttTCTAATTAACTAAAAAAACTAAGCGATATAGTAAATGACTGAGTAATAAATAGTGCGTCTACATTAGTTCTAAACCATTTGGCATTGATATCAGTCCACCACTTTCAGAAGCTCTAGTGATTAGCTAAGCAATTCAGATGTAGCGGCGCGAGTTCGATTCTCCATACTGCCTCATTACTGAAGTCTTTGGAGTGTTTTTTTCGAGCAGAGTTTGATACCGCAAATAAggtgttttcaagagatttcattgtaattcttagtcatagtTGTTAGTTTGTATTTTCTTGGATCTTATGTCCAAATCAGTGTGCCTGTAATTCTTATGAGTATGCATAAAGTTATAAATGTTTCTGAAAAAAGTTAAATATAATGGCGAGTCTAAAAAAAAAGTTAAATAGAATGTAGTGCTAAAAAAGTTAAATAGAATAATTGCATGATACTCAACTTTTAAGTGAAAAATGCTCTGTTGCAGTTCATTTTTGTTCATGGTCTGGTGCTCCTGAGCATGCTCATGGTGCTCCCATCGCTGAAGGAAGGATCATATAGAAGTGCTTACATGTGCATTGGTTGGTTCCTAGTGGAATAGTTTGTTTCTTATCACATGGATACGTATGAAACATTAGCTATAGTTGACACTCAATGTCGGCAAGGAGTTTCTTTCATTTATAAACCACACGAAGACCAGCAATGCAGAATTAACTACTCCATGTGATGAAGTAGTATTATTGATTTTGTAACTGCTTCAATCTCATCACACATCTTACCCAAACAGACATAACAGAAACCTCAGGCTGAATTTCTTGCCCTAGAATTTTAGGGCAATAAGTACTCCTATTTGGTATGCAGCAACAAAAATACTAATGCTTTTGCAAGCCAAAATCCGGTTATATCAAAACAACCAAAGCAGTTCTGTAATTTTGGATTTTCGGTACCCAACATTTGGGGAGCCAATTCAGTTTCAAACCAGGCAGCCTGCCAATCCGCCATATGCCGACGACAGTAGCAAACAGAATAGTTTTCTTGATCTTCGACAGTACGTAACAGAAACAGGAACAAAAAAACTAAACGCCGTGCTTCATCTTTAGATAGAGAAACAACAAAGTATATAGTTGAGCCTTGCTATCAGGCATGCAGAAGCAGGCGACGCGGACTTCACCTCTAAGCCTCTTTCAGCTTGCACCACTTGCTGGACTTAGCCTGCACCTGCTTGAACATCTTCAAATCAGGAAACCTAACGTGAACAGACCTGCCCAACCTATCAAGGTGTAATGTTCACCATACCAACCATTTCAACGCGACAACAAGAGGTTCTCATCAAATTCGTTGTATTCTGAAGAAATCAGGGACTCACACCGGTTACCTGCAGGTCATGCCTTCTTGAGGATACGGCCACCCTCGGTCGTGGGCTTCCGGTGAAGTCATCTTGCATGATGCCCTCCACACTCCAGCGCCGCTCCAAGGTCCTCACGAATTCATCCATGACTTCTCCAAAATGCAGGACTATAATTGGCTCAAATACGGCTCTCGTCGTATTCACAAACCTCCTTGGTACCATGAGTGCGCTGTCGACCCCGCTTTGAGGGCCGTGCACCCGCATCTCACTGATTGAGAAGGAG from Triticum aestivum cultivar Chinese Spring chromosome 3B, IWGSC CS RefSeq v2.1, whole genome shotgun sequence includes these protein-coding regions:
- the LOC123072327 gene encoding uncharacterized protein isoform X2, whose translation is MADHTSQVNTTFATWCKSFLDMLTLYIRALAASLLVGDPILPDTHYRRYLAFYYCNATAFIASLVACLLLVFLDEKTKWATVLRAVMVLDLFGLMGAYAAGSCRDKFTTIYSSLLVSAVFAYITRIFVIYAFRRMQVRVLTKRTQGKGDPKKQHEQQDKEEVQAGDLEKQNKEKEHDANRRAEEHDVLMLLATFVVAITYVAGLGPPGGFWGSTQDGHHVSDPVMQEHYSARYQAFFVCNTTAFVASLLIIVLLMNKELSEAMTEANKAITRANKAFSGEIFSKSFIALYGFIALALTGLVGAYAAGSCREPDATIYVVCLAGAVLAYIFLQVAIPRAMGKEYCVYNPSGWLMKIYGMLNRDSGAQQDDKLLEKNRSLVMLLATLVVSITYSAGLDPPGGLWPDDRDGHKGGDPVLLTTHPTRYKVFFYSNSAAFVTSLVVIIMVRCQFLLRRHILHAAMILDLFGLITAYSAGSGRDLATSIYVVALAGAVLVYVVIHIVFFTLEDNIDHQDADKLDKRRDMLLLLAILAATLTYQAGLTPPGGFWSADDKFGHHAGFPVFLDNYPRRYSAFFYCNAASFMASVTLIVLLVNPTLYKPGIRCYALYVCTVVGMFGLMGAYAAGSSRHLRTSIYVFILVAAVLAFLTIQVVISYKGRPTSAPVKVSSGQEGSTSESSGKVDTASHTDTGTEVKNLREYLMPIGVLAASVTYQTGLKPPGGLWQDNNNGHTAGNSILHDTDRGRYRAFFYSNSTSFMASIVVIVLLLPWKGLNLPLGRMYAAILLDMLGLLVAYAAGSTREWETSSLVIALVVPVLAYIAAYAAVLLFPNKCPCGNSQTNRDSA
- the LOC123072329 gene encoding general transcription factor 3C polypeptide 6 isoform X2; translated protein: MLTLSIQLIYTVGCCTLCCIHPLLLGSAGEVGQVSSAGFILLLLCECTFLLEMATEHERDKQIGQEEEEEEEEEEYVLLELDGCLHSNIQPDAPYILSGLDTPTPNLIVGRGVNMIGEYEETVGTYYLFSESDAPSKPVHDRTVPLKVNKDKLGSSCKEGPSKEVKHLASVQKILKFQSINEDHHEHRAYQHKDKEFSFDPSNRM
- the LOC123072329 gene encoding general transcription factor 3C polypeptide 6 isoform X3 is translated as MATEHERDKQIGQEEEEEEEEEEYVLLELDGCLHSNIQPDAPYILSHVFQGLDTPTPNLIVGRGVNMIGEYEETVGTYYLFSESDAPSKPVHDRTVPLKVNKDKLGSSCKEGPSKEVKHLASVQKILKFQSINEDHHEHRAYQHKDKEFSFDPSNRM
- the LOC123072327 gene encoding uncharacterized protein isoform X1: MADHTSQVNTTFATWCKSFLDMLTLYIRALAASLLVGDPILPDTHYRRYLAFYYCNATAFIASLVACLLLVFLDEKTKWATVLRAVMVLDLFGLMGAYAAGSCRDKFTTIYSSLLVSAVFAYITRIFVIYAFRRMQVRVLTKRTQGKGDPKKQHEQQDKEEVQAGDLEKQNKEKEHDANRRAEEHDVLMLLATFVVAITYVAGLGPPGGFWGSTQDGHHVSDPVMQEHYSARYQAFFVCNTTAFVASLLIIVLLMNKELSEAMTEANKAITRANKAFSGEIFSKSFIALYGFIALALTGLVGAYAAGSCREPDATIYVVCLAGAVLAYIFLQVAIPRAMGKEYCVYNPSGWLMKIYGMLNSRDSGAQQDDKLLEKNRSLVMLLATLVVSITYSAGLDPPGGLWPDDRDGHKGGDPVLLTTHPTRYKVFFYSNSAAFVTSLVVIIMVRCQFLLRRHILHAAMILDLFGLITAYSAGSGRDLATSIYVVALAGAVLVYVVIHIVFFTLEDNIDHQDADKLDKRRDMLLLLAILAATLTYQAGLTPPGGFWSADDKFGHHAGFPVFLDNYPRRYSAFFYCNAASFMASVTLIVLLVNPTLYKPGIRCYALYVCTVVGMFGLMGAYAAGSSRHLRTSIYVFILVAAVLAFLTIQVVISYKGRPTSAPVKVSSGQEGSTSESSGKVDTASHTDTGTEVKNLREYLMPIGVLAASVTYQTGLKPPGGLWQDNNNGHTAGNSILHDTDRGRYRAFFYSNSTSFMASIVVIVLLLPWKGLNLPLGRMYAAILLDMLGLLVAYAAGSTREWETSSLVIALVVPVLAYIAAYAAVLLFPNKCPCGNSQTNRDSA
- the LOC123072329 gene encoding general transcription factor 3C polypeptide 6 isoform X4 codes for the protein MATEHERDKQIGQEEEEEEEEEEYVLLELDGCLHSNIQPDAPYILSGLDTPTPNLIVGRGVNMIGEYEETVGTYYLFSESDAPSKPVHDRTVPLKVNKDKLGSSCKEGPSKEVKHLASVQKILKFQSINEDHHEHRAYQHKDKEFSFDPSNRM
- the LOC123072329 gene encoding general transcription factor 3C polypeptide 6 isoform X1 — its product is MLTLSIQLIYTVGCCTLCCIHPLLLGSAGEVGQVSSAGFILLLLCECTFLLEMATEHERDKQIGQEEEEEEEEEEYVLLELDGCLHSNIQPDAPYILSHVFQGLDTPTPNLIVGRGVNMIGEYEETVGTYYLFSESDAPSKPVHDRTVPLKVNKDKLGSSCKEGPSKEVKHLASVQKILKFQSINEDHHEHRAYQHKDKEFSFDPSNRM